The DNA segment cgcccagtcagctaggggtggagctcagccagctaggggtggagcccagtcagccaggggtcgcccgagagggggagacagttcagggggtggtcaggcccatttctatgccctccctgccagaccagatgctattgctttagatgttatgattacatgtattgtctcagtttgtcacagagatgcctctgtattatttgaccctggttccacatattcatatgttttctcgtatttcacccattttctggatatgccccgtcagtctttagtttcatatgttcatgtatctatacctgtgggcaataccattattgtggaccgttcatatcggtcatgtgtggtgactattatgGGTCTAGAGgcccgagtggaccttttgttgctcagtatggttgactttgatgtgatattgggtatggattagttatccctatgtcatgttattctagattgtcacgctaagaccgtgacgttggcgatgccagAATTtttgagggttgagtggagcggttctatagattatgtacctagtagggtgatttcatgtttggaggctcagcgtatggttgagaagggctgcctatcttatttggcgtttgtgagggatgttagtgcagagactcctgccattgattctattctagtggtacgtgatttttcggatgtgtttcctgcagactttcTAGGCAttccgcctgacagggatattgaattcggtattgatttggtgccggacactcatcccatttctattccaccgtatcgtatggcaccgacggagttgaaggaattgaaggaacaacttcaggaacttcttaataagggctttattcgacctagtgtgtcaccttggggtgcacctattttatttgtaaagaagaaggatggttccatgaggatgtgcattgattacaggcagttgaacaaggtcacagtcaagaacaagtatcctttacctcgtattgataatttatttgaccagcttcagggagcgagggtgttctccaagattgatttgaggtccggttatcaccaactgaagattcgggatttggatattcttaagacagctttcaggacccgatatggccattatgagttcttggtcatgtcttttgggctgaccaatgccccagcaacgttcatgcatttgatgaacagtgtattccagccctatttggactcagtcattattgtattcattgatgacatcctggtgtactctcgtagccaggaggagcatgcccagcatttaagggttgtattgcagagattgagggaggagaagctttatgcaaaattatccaagtgtgagttttggctcggttaagtagcattcttggggcacgtggtgtccagtgaaggtattcaggtggatccgaagaagatagaggcggtgcagagttggcctagatcgtcctcagccacggagattaggagcattcttggtttggcgggttattaccgtcgctttgtggagggattttcatctattgcatcgcccttgaccaaattaacccaaaagggtgctccattcaggtggtcggatgagtgtgaggagagctttcagaagcttaaggctgccttgaccacaactccagcgTTAGTTCTGCCATcggcttcaggttcttacactgtgtattctgatgcctcgagggtaggtattggatgtgttctgatgtaggagggtagggtgattgcctatgcctcgcgccagttgaagacccatgagaagaactatcttgtccatgatcttgagttagcagccattgttcacgccttgaagatttggcatcattatttatatggggttcattgtgagatctatacggATCACCGGAGTTTGCTGTATCTGttgaagcagaaggatcttaatttgtgtcagcgtagatggttagagcttcttaaggactatgatatcactattttgtaccatccggggaaggccaatgtggtggccgatgctttgggttgccgggcggagagtttggggagtttagcatatctcccggtagcagagagacctttggcattggatgttcaggccttggcggaccagcttgtgagattggatattttagagccaagtcgggtgttggcttgcatggtttccaggtcttctctttatgaccgtatcatggagcgtcagtatgatgatccccacttgctcgttctttgGGACAGGGTTCGAATAGGTAATGCTAGGGATGTGaatattggtgatgatggcgtgttgaggatgtggggccggatatgtgtgcctaatgtagatgggctcagggagttgattcttgaggaggctcatagctcacggtattccatccatccgggtgccattAAATGTACCAGAatttgaggcagtactattggtggaggagatgaagaaggatatagttgggtttatgGCTCGgtatctcaactgtcagcaggttaagtatgaacatcagagaccgggtggcttgcttcagaggttagagattctagagtggaagtgggagcggatcaccatggacttcgtggttgggctcccacggacttcgaggaagttcgatgccatttgggttattgtggatcggctgaccaagtccgctcacttcattccagctggtactacttacacttcagagcggttggctgagatttatatctgagaggttgttcgcctgcatggtgttccagtttccatcatttcagatagaggtactcagtttacatcgcagttttggagggccgtgcagcgagagttgggtactcaggttcagttgagcataacttttcaccctcagacggatgggcagtccgagcgcactattcaaatattggaggacatgttgcgtgcttgtgtcattgactttaggggttcatgggaccagttcttgcctctcgcggagtttgcatataacaatagttacctgtcgagtattcagatggctccatacgaggctttatatgggaggaggtgtagatctccagtaggatggtttgagtcgggtgaggctaggctcttgggtatagacttggtccaggatgcattagataaggtgaaattgattcaggagcggcttcgtacggcgcagtctaggcagaagaactatgcggacaggaaggtccgtgatgtgtcttttatggttgagGAGAAgattttgctgaaggtatcacccatgaagggtgttatgaggtttgtaaagaggggcaagttgagcccccggttcattgggccttttgaggtacttcagaggataggagaggtgccttataagcttgccttgccacccaacttgtcgagtgtgcatccaatatttcatgtttccatgctccggaagtatgttggcgatccgtcccatgtcttggacttcagcacggttcagttggagggtgatatgacttatgatgtggagccggtggccatattggatcggcaggttcggaagttgaggtcaaaggacatagcttcggtgaaggtgaagtggagaggtcagcctgtggaagaggccacctgggagaccgagcgggagatgcagagcagatatccacgcctattcgagactccaggtatatttctagatctgttcgaggacgaacggttgtttaagagggggaggatgtaacgacccagccggtcatttcgagagttatagccttgttttccccatttctgcttccttttgtgcttttcagctatattatattatactgggttagttggttcgggtccggagtggtttcagagtagATTGAGACACGTAGTCTCTAAagtgaaagcttaagttggaaacatcaaccagatgttgacttatgtgtaaacaatctcggatttgaattctgacggttccattagctccgttaggtgattttggtcttaggagtgcgtccggaatgtgatttggaggtccgtagaagaattggacttgaattggcgaaagttggaaatttggcgatttcagtcggcagtggaaaatttaatatcggggtcagaatggaattccggaagttggagtaggttcgtggtgtcatttgtgacgtgtgtgtaaaatgtgaggtcattcggacgtggtttggttggtttcggcattagttgttgaatttggaagtttagaagttcttaggcttgaatccgagggtaatttggtgttttgatgtggttttgagtgatttgaagattcgactaattttgtatgttgatatatgactttttggtatgtttagttgaggtcctgaggggctcgagGTTATTccgagtggttaacggattgtttgaagttggaaaatgtaGTTGAAGCTGTCGCTACTgatatttccgcacctgtggaggGGGGAGCCGCAAgtgcgatgtcgcaggtgcgcGTGGGAGTTCGCTAGTGCGGACAGTGTTGAGGTAGGCTGGGTTCGCAGGTGCATAGAAAAAGtcgcatctgcgagtccgcagatgcggatagaTGCCTGCAAAAGCGGAAGGGAGGAGGTCAGgtagtggccgcaggtgcgaggtcttttccgcacctgtgtggtcgcagatgcggacatggagcgcaggtgcgaagtttTGGGCTTTAatgattttccgcaggtgcggacatgTTTGCGCAGATGCGGCACCGCATGTGTGCatatttggccgcaggtgcaaaagacctgggcagaaactataaattgaacacttcgcgaattttggttcatttccaccattttcaagtcgggttttggagcttttggagtgatttttggaaggggattcaagggtattcactgaggtaagttgcttgagctctattatcattagcTATGGTGTTTTTTCGTTAATTTCTGacctaattagtaggatttttggagtgaaataaggggtcagggcttgggattttggacagagtaatttggggatttgagggaccaaatgaggtcggatattgatgaatttagtatgggtagacttgggagtgaatgggctttcaagtTTTGTAACTTTTTccaaatttcgagacgtgggaccgTGGGCCTGGTTTGagtcaatttcgggattttggtctatattggtagtttttcttgtggaattcatttctttagcataaattgatggtattgtactgattatgaatatattcggagcatttggaggccgaatcaagGGGAAAGAGCATTGCGAAGTAgggatttgatcggtttgagataagtaacaattttaaatctgattttgagggtatgaaacccggagTTTGGTATGATATGACTGTTTGGAGGTAACACCCATGCCGGGTGACAGGCGTGTAGGTGTACGCCAtaagggattgagacttggtccatcccgggaGACTGCAAAGTCTAAATAgcctttaattgtgtttatatgtATTCCTCTCTACTAGAACTTGACtgctttcatgttagaaatcatgcttaggctatattcctgGTCATGTTTGTTATACTCTGACATAGTGATTTCTGTACAtgtttatctcagtctctgttatttgtTTTTCCCGAATaatatactgtaacactttgatttgggctATTTTCCCCTTTCTTTATTGAGAGGTGTGAGACTAGAGATGTTCAtcactgagtaaggccgagggcctagctGTGAGGTATTATTatatgacacgtgagttgtccgtgcggatccttatgtttatactatggcacgtgagttgtccgtgcaatacgtgagttgtccgtgcagattcagatattatattataacacgtgagttgtgcatgcagcacgtgagttatccgtacggaTTAGCGCTTAGGCTGTAgaagcccctcatgagtctgaacacccctagtgagcgcaggtacctattgagagtgtgtattgagggctgagagccgagagtgtgagctgttgagatgggttgagtgactactgccttgagaggctgtacttgcttttatttattgttgtacttagttgttatctgttgttgttgttgtgaaatttcaggaagattcatatctgttttacatgagcgcgaactgatttgacttataccacaggatttgaaagcatgttcactctttactgaaaacttttaaaatgagCTGTACTGTATAGCTTTTCACTGCTTatcatttccttatttatttctgttacttgctgagttggttgtactcatgctataccctgcacttcatgtgcagatccaggtgtgtttaatcacggaggtcgttgagttcgggaggatcgagtaccggagactacgaggtagctatcggcgtccgcaggaccttgtctctccttctatatacttctttctgtcttgtattgatgcttagacactggttgtattagtttggttatctagatgctcatgacttagtgacaccccgatatcgggctattttttcgcacttatctttttatttggattttatcccgtatttatgaagaaaaaaaacctCCGGatgttttaaatgtcttaattcacttCTGTTAAAATTTTGAAAGAGTCTTGGAAAGATCAGCTTTCCTAgcaccacgataggcgccatcacgacgggttaggtattgggtcgtgacaaccttaCACAACAACACTTAATTTCTTTTGTAGTTGGAAAAGTTTGGCTCCATTTGTCTGACCAAATTAGTCTTCCAGGTCATTCCAAAGGTCATTTGCACTCTGAGAATACAAGACACTCTCTGCTATCTCCTTTGATACTGAGTTGAGAAGCCATGAAAGGACCATATCATTGCACCTTGACCAAGCCCTCTGAAGTCCATAATCTGCATCAGGAAGAGCTAGGGTTCCATCAATGAACCCTAGTTTGTTCTTAGCAGACAAAGCTATTACTATAGCTCGTCTCCACCCTCCATACGCTCTTCCATCAAAAGCTGAAGATACCAGGTTCATACCTGGGTAATCAGAAGTATGCAAATAGTAAGGGTGAGCTGAATCAACCAAAGAGTTAGTAATAGAACCAGTTGCAACAGGCGTAGATGGGGTTGGAGTTGAAGAAAGGACTACATAAGTGGTTTGTCCATTAGTTCCCATGTCTAGGAGATGAAACAATCTGAAAAATTAGAAATTGTAAAAGGAAGACGTGATTTGAGGCAGCTTAAtcattgctctgataccatgacaGAATTCAAAGAAAAAGGATTAATAGAATTTTATGTGTATGATTGAATGAATGACGGACTGTACAAGCTATCCTTTATATACAGCAAAATGGAATCTAAAACATAACTGCCTATACACATGTCTCTATTCTATTAGCTACTCTATAACTAACTCACGTGCTAATTATAAGAATAAATAATATGTTTAAAATAGAAACATAAATATCTTTTCTCCAGCTTCTTCTAGTAGGCCCAAGAAGCAAACATTCTGACAAGCCCAATGAATGTAAATTAGCTTGAGCCCAATATTTGTGCAGAGCCCAATATCTTTGTAAGGTCTGGTCAAACATTTGTTTGTTTGTGTCCGTTAATCATTTCCGCATGGCTGCATCTCATCTCACCAAAACATTACAAAGATATTCAGACATCAATTGTATCGAACACCCTAGTAGACCACTTTACCTTCTACCAACCTTTTCTTGTTCATCGAAGAAGAAAACCCAAATCCAACAGCAaggtacatatttttatttaGCTTTTGTGAATTGATGGAGTTTTTATTCAAAGAAAAGAAGTTAGTAATAATTTTAGGAAGAAAAATAGTAGAAAGCAAGTTAATAATATGAATGAATAAAGTGTTTATAATCCATAAACTTAGCAGAACTTGTATGCACATTCTTTTTGGATTGGATGAAACGAATTTGTattaaaaatacaattaaaaagaCTAGCTTTAGAGTACGCACGTTGCGTGCGTTCTCCATATCAATgaatataaaatttataaaagattacacaaatattattaaactatgtgataagttataaaataatttttaaaaagcaCAAGCTCTTGAAAAATATTGACTATTCATCCTATACAGCCAacttaagaaagaaaaaaaactatgTCATGCAAAAGTATTCTAACACCTTTACATAACTTCGATatagaagttgtgcatttgctttaATAGCTCAAATAGAATGGAATAATACTTTGACTTGTATTACTATACTATGTTCTCATAGCCTTAAAGAAATAAATTATATTTGCTCAAAGTACCTAATATAAATTTCATATCACTCATATTGAACTCAAATTGAAAAATACGACAAACAATAAGACACCCTATATTGTTGGATAAAGTTATCATACTAAGAATTTTAGTAGATTAGTAATATTTAATCCaacaaattattttcctaaaaagaaataaaatggtATAAATTAAATCATTATATCATTATGATATAAGTTAAAATTTgcttaaaaattatttatattgcTGGTGTACTCAAAATAAGTTAAATTTTTGTTGGAATATTATTTAGCTGCTAAATTCTAATGAAGGATTTAGTGTTGGGGTGCAAACCCATACTCAGACATCAAGAGACAACTCTTAAATAGAGAATTATAATTTGAGATtctaattaatataaaaataatgctTGCACATTTTTCTTTCGGTGATACATACCAAATTTATAATAAGTATGTTTTTTTATGTTACGCATGTAAAAGTTCCCAACAAAATTTAAATGTCTTAACGCTTTGTTAggaatttttcttaaatatgttTATGCGTGTACTCTTATATAAGTGGTAAAGTTAGGTGTTTTAAAGTCCTAAAATATATGACCTTTTACATTGTTTATATAAGGAAAATTTAATAACAGAAATTTTAGTTGATATCAAAAGCCTAGATTTAGGAAAAATAATCAATTGACTATTTTGTttagtgtgaactctatttttaaaggataaaaaaggcaaacaatattttgctaagggccttcgtgcttttaatataactagtttcAGTGTACGTGCGATACACGTGTAAGCCGCGTCTGTTTGTAAAAGAATTATATATCACATGAATGAACTATGTGTAATAGTAATTAATGTccaaatggattcaacatggaatTGAAATGTAAAAATGAGTGTAAATACATTGATGTAATAGCTGAATTCAAATATAGTGAATATTTTCTGAACCTGCAAACGtcaattgtgatgacccaaaaggtcatcttatgttttagaactcgaatctacgctcttaagccttaaaaatctcatttttaccctcctcaatttgtgtgcgcagtccgggcagattttcgaaaagcttttatgttgaaaactaataaaaataagaatttttgccttaaaagattttagttgacttcggtcaatatttttggtaaacgggcccggatccgtattttgacggtcccggtgggtccgagTCGAAtcatgggacctgggcgtatgcccgaaatcgaattcggaggtccctaaatcaagttataaatttttgataaaaattaaaagtttgaaaattatttatttttaagaattgattgatatttggcattgttagtatcgggtccgtattttagtttcggagtccggtacaggtttattatgatatttaagacctgtctgtgaaatttgatgagaaacggagttgatttgacgtgattcggacgtccagctgagaaaatagaaattttaaagtgttcttgagaatttcatttgatttgatgctaaattcgtagttctaggtattattttggcgattttatcgcgtgagcaagttcgtatgatatttttagacttgtgtgcatgtttggtttgaagccccgagggctcgggtgagtttaggaTAGGCCATAGGATGTTTTGGACatagaaaatctggtatttttgctgcagcaggtgttctggcatgtccttcttcgcgttcgcgaaggtactctcgcgaacgcgaagagtaaacttggcagctgaggatttcttattcgcgaacacgaaggcttggtcgcgaacacgaagcgatgggggcattacccttcgcgaatgcgtagtgttaggcactggggaggggcaGACaactttttcttcatcgcgaacgcgaacaatGACTCGCGAACGTGAACATCAGGGAAGGGTAGTCTATGCGAACGCAAGCActgtctcacgaacgcgaaggcttggcagcccatacactttgcgaacgcgacagtgctctcgcgaacgcgataaacattgtcgcccagcacttaaaagaacccaaaaacgggattttagccaaaaactcatttttctcaaaaaccaaatggtgaggggcgatttttcaagagtcatttcttccccaaattgttggtaagtaattctaaaccattttctttcaattacccattacatttcttgaattttcaacctaaaatctaaagttttcatggtagaattaggggttagggtaaaaactaggaatttcgaaaatttgagaatttagacctcgatttgaggtcggattcctaaactaattacatattcggactcgggggtgaatgggtaaataaattttggtccgaacctcgaattttgaccaagcgggcccggggtcgattttcgactttttggagaaaaatttgggaaatatataattattcattaaagttgattcctttagcaacgtttgatattattaagttatttttgaatagatacgagtagtttggaggtgaattccaaaagaaaagatgtgattgagaattaagtggccttcggagcgaggtaagt comes from the Nicotiana tabacum cultivar K326 chromosome 14, ASM71507v2, whole genome shotgun sequence genome and includes:
- the LOC142168823 gene encoding uncharacterized protein LOC142168823 — protein: MGTNGQTTYVVLSSTPTPSTPVATGSITNSLVDSAHPYYLHTSDYPGMNLVSSAFDGRAYGGWRRAIVIALSAKNKLGFIDGTLALPDADYGLQRAWSRCNDMVLSWLLNSVSKEIAESVLYSQSANDLWNDLED